One Rhodococcus sp. P1Y DNA window includes the following coding sequences:
- a CDS encoding ATP-binding cassette domain-containing protein, producing the protein MTTAEALNTIVVRGARENNLHDVDLDLPKRRLIVFAGVSGSGKSSLVFDTIAAEAQRQINSTFTAFAQTFLPSYGRPDADLIANLSAVIIVDQKRLFGGPRSTVGTITDIGDWLRMLWSRAVTPSIGYSNAFSFNDPAGMCPECEGLGEAKVIDMSELVDESKSLREGPFKHPDFEPGKWPYRVFADSGLFDLDVPVEQYSARERHIFFDAKPGEIEVVNTDAIMKSYEGIISRFRRSYLSKDADALKGKAKIAFDRIVTRGRCEACEGSRYNDTVRGARIEGLSLPDSFAMQVSDLAERISSWQLRDLNTLRDEIVLQLRRLVDLGLGYLSLDRATASLSGGESQRIKMVRHLGATLNDMLYVFDEPTTGLHPRDVHRLNEMLLALRDKGNTVLVVEHDPEVMAIADRIVEIGPGAGKAGGTVMFEGTYSELLEAETRTGKALRRNNAALRTPRTPVGFLHIAGANTHNLRNVSADIPLGVLTAVTGVAGSGKSSLIHGHLRSVAPDAVIIDQAPIRGSRRSSPATYSGLLDPIRAYFAKKTGQPASLFSPNSDGACSDCQGSGIIFTDLGFTDPVSSTCETCQGRRFRPGAIRHTVDGVSIADVFEMSVEDAQDFFEVKKIRDILHRCSDVGLGYLSLGQNLSSLSGGERQRLKLATELVGSSPVLVLDEPTTGLHPSDVSNLIALLSGMVDEGRSVIVIEHNLDVVAAADWVIDLGPDGGHTGGEVVFTGTVEDLVSRDTHTGVYLAKSLGR; encoded by the coding sequence ATGACCACTGCCGAAGCGTTGAACACGATCGTCGTTCGAGGTGCACGCGAGAACAACCTGCACGATGTAGATCTCGATCTACCCAAGCGCCGACTCATCGTCTTCGCGGGCGTATCCGGATCCGGTAAGTCCTCGCTCGTATTCGACACCATTGCCGCCGAAGCCCAGCGCCAGATCAACTCCACGTTCACGGCGTTCGCGCAGACGTTCCTCCCGTCGTACGGGCGCCCCGACGCCGATCTCATCGCCAACCTGTCTGCTGTGATCATCGTCGATCAGAAGCGCTTGTTCGGTGGACCGCGTTCGACGGTCGGCACCATCACCGACATCGGCGACTGGTTGCGCATGCTCTGGTCACGCGCGGTCACTCCGTCGATCGGGTACTCCAACGCCTTCTCGTTCAACGACCCTGCCGGAATGTGCCCCGAGTGCGAGGGCCTCGGCGAGGCCAAGGTGATCGACATGAGCGAACTGGTCGACGAGTCGAAGTCGTTGCGGGAGGGACCGTTCAAACACCCCGACTTCGAACCGGGCAAGTGGCCGTATCGGGTGTTCGCAGACTCGGGACTGTTCGACCTCGACGTGCCGGTCGAGCAGTACTCGGCCCGCGAGCGACACATCTTCTTCGACGCCAAGCCGGGCGAAATCGAGGTGGTCAACACCGACGCCATCATGAAGAGCTACGAGGGCATCATCTCTCGTTTCAGGCGGAGCTATCTGTCCAAGGATGCCGACGCCCTGAAAGGCAAAGCCAAGATCGCATTCGATCGCATCGTCACCCGCGGCCGGTGCGAAGCCTGCGAGGGTTCCCGCTACAACGACACCGTTCGCGGCGCACGAATCGAGGGTCTCTCACTGCCCGACTCGTTCGCGATGCAGGTATCGGATCTGGCAGAGCGCATCAGCAGCTGGCAACTGCGAGATCTGAATACTCTTCGCGACGAAATCGTGCTGCAGCTGCGCCGACTCGTCGATCTGGGTCTCGGATACCTCTCACTGGACCGAGCAACCGCCTCCCTGTCCGGCGGCGAGTCACAACGCATCAAGATGGTCCGCCACCTCGGCGCGACGCTCAACGACATGCTCTACGTGTTCGACGAACCCACCACCGGACTACATCCGCGCGACGTGCACCGCCTCAACGAGATGCTGCTTGCGTTGCGCGACAAAGGAAATACCGTTCTCGTCGTCGAGCACGATCCGGAGGTGATGGCTATCGCCGACCGCATCGTCGAGATCGGGCCCGGTGCTGGCAAAGCAGGCGGAACGGTGATGTTCGAGGGAACCTACTCGGAGCTGCTGGAGGCGGAAACGCGTACCGGGAAGGCTTTACGACGCAACAATGCGGCGCTGCGGACACCCCGAACACCCGTGGGCTTCCTGCATATCGCCGGCGCGAACACCCACAACCTGCGCAACGTCAGCGCCGACATCCCACTCGGTGTCCTCACGGCCGTGACAGGAGTCGCGGGCTCGGGCAAATCCAGCCTGATTCACGGTCATCTGCGCTCGGTAGCGCCCGACGCGGTGATCATCGATCAGGCACCGATCCGTGGGTCTCGGCGCTCCTCCCCTGCAACCTATTCCGGCCTGCTGGATCCGATCCGAGCCTACTTCGCTAAAAAGACAGGCCAACCGGCGTCGTTGTTCTCCCCGAATTCCGACGGTGCCTGCTCCGATTGCCAGGGCAGCGGTATAATTTTCACCGATCTGGGCTTCACCGATCCTGTATCCAGTACCTGCGAAACATGCCAGGGCAGACGGTTTCGGCCTGGGGCTATCCGGCACACCGTCGACGGCGTCAGTATTGCCGACGTGTTCGAGATGTCTGTCGAGGACGCGCAAGACTTTTTCGAGGTCAAGAAGATCCGCGACATCCTGCATCGCTGCTCCGACGTCGGACTCGGCTATCTCTCTCTCGGACAGAACCTTTCGTCTCTCTCGGGTGGTGAGCGTCAACGTCTGAAGCTGGCTACCGAGTTGGTGGGTTCGTCGCCGGTCCTGGTTCTCGACGAGCCGACCACCGGTCTACACCCGTCGGACGTCTCGAATCTCATCGCGCTGCTGTCCGGAATGGTCGACGAAGGTAGAAGCGTCATCGTGATCGAGCACAACCTCGATGTCGTAGCTGCGGCCGACTGGGTGATCGACCTCGGTCCCGATGGCGGCCACACCGGCGGAGAGGTCGTGTTCACCGGAACCGTCGAAGATCTGGTGAGCAGGGACACGCACACAGGTGTCTATCTGGCCAAGAGCCTGGGTCGCTAG
- a CDS encoding ATP-dependent Clp protease ATP-binding subunit, with amino-acid sequence MPAYLGPEGPRRIDISRLMSRSTQSLIGDAATFAAGRGDAELDALHVLHIMAQTDPTKSLMQRAGAPSPAVVDAVELRLPQSRGESQVNATALSSTLKTAILEAHHIAQSLGSTYIDPEHLFVAFAADQDHIVGRLLASEGITADGLQTALKGGSVEPESNSETPTLDKYGVDLTQRAREGGIDPVIGRSDEIAQTIEILSRRTKNNPVLVGEAGVGKTAVVEGLAQRIVDGDVPDRLAGKRIVQLDMSSMVAGTRYRGDFEERLTTVIDEIVAHKDQLIVFIDEVHTIAGAGGGAEGAMDAGNILKPKLARGELHIVGATTLDEYRTNIEKDPALERRFQPVTVPEPSIDDAKAILTGLRSRYEEHHGVTYADEAISAAVELSDRYIGDRFLPDKAIDLIDQAGARKQLARPNIDVAAVEKQIESLEAEKATAIEHEDYEKASQLRDDVATLQNRLNGKSDDDAPEVSAADIADIVSRSTGIPASQMTQEEKQRLRLLESELHRRVVGQDEAVKAIARAVRRSRTGMNDPDRPVGSFLFLGPTGVGKTELAKALAASLFGEEKKMLRLDMSEFGERHTVSRLVGAPPGYVGYGEAGQLTEQVRRNPYSVILLDEIEKAHPDVFDTLLQVLDDGRLTDGQGRTVNFRNTVVIMTSNLGSDIISSKSGGTGFNTGVLDEKPMRDRVMGRLREKMRPEFLNRIDEIVVFRKLDTEQLHRITDLMLAESRERLSAKGIEITFSDSAVDWLAQNGHQPEFGARPLRRSIQRALDDKIADLLLDDVLTEGGSVSVDVTDDELALNVA; translated from the coding sequence ATGCCGGCTTACCTGGGACCCGAGGGCCCTCGTCGCATCGATATCAGCCGCCTGATGAGCAGGTCGACCCAATCGCTCATCGGTGACGCGGCTACGTTCGCCGCAGGTCGCGGAGATGCCGAACTCGACGCACTGCACGTTCTGCACATCATGGCGCAGACCGACCCCACCAAAAGCCTGATGCAACGCGCAGGTGCCCCGTCCCCCGCCGTCGTCGATGCCGTGGAGCTGAGGCTCCCACAGTCGCGTGGCGAGTCACAGGTCAACGCGACCGCACTCAGCAGCACGTTGAAGACCGCAATTCTCGAAGCTCACCACATCGCCCAGTCGCTGGGCTCGACGTACATCGATCCCGAACACCTCTTCGTCGCGTTCGCGGCCGATCAAGACCACATCGTCGGGCGGCTACTTGCATCCGAAGGCATCACCGCCGACGGTCTGCAGACTGCGCTGAAGGGCGGTTCGGTGGAACCCGAGTCCAACTCCGAAACACCGACACTCGACAAGTACGGCGTCGACCTGACCCAGCGTGCCCGCGAGGGTGGCATCGACCCCGTCATCGGGCGGTCGGACGAGATCGCACAGACCATCGAGATCCTTTCGCGCCGAACCAAGAACAACCCCGTTCTGGTCGGCGAGGCCGGGGTAGGCAAGACGGCCGTTGTCGAAGGACTCGCGCAACGCATCGTCGACGGCGACGTACCGGATCGCCTCGCAGGCAAACGGATCGTTCAGCTCGACATGTCGTCGATGGTCGCCGGTACCCGCTACCGCGGCGACTTCGAGGAGCGGCTGACGACGGTGATCGACGAAATCGTCGCCCACAAGGATCAGCTCATCGTGTTCATCGACGAAGTGCACACCATCGCTGGTGCCGGCGGCGGCGCCGAAGGTGCCATGGATGCCGGAAACATCCTCAAGCCCAAACTCGCTCGCGGTGAACTGCACATCGTCGGTGCCACCACTCTCGACGAGTACCGGACGAACATCGAGAAGGATCCCGCGCTCGAGCGTCGGTTCCAGCCTGTGACGGTGCCCGAACCGAGCATCGACGACGCCAAGGCCATTCTCACCGGGCTGCGCAGCCGGTATGAGGAGCACCACGGCGTCACATACGCGGACGAGGCGATCTCGGCCGCCGTCGAGCTGTCCGATCGCTACATCGGCGACCGGTTCCTGCCGGACAAGGCGATCGACCTCATCGATCAAGCCGGTGCGCGCAAGCAACTCGCCCGTCCGAACATCGATGTTGCCGCCGTCGAGAAGCAGATCGAGTCGTTGGAAGCGGAGAAGGCGACCGCCATCGAGCACGAGGACTACGAGAAGGCGTCGCAGCTCCGCGACGACGTCGCGACACTGCAGAATCGGCTGAACGGGAAGTCGGACGACGACGCTCCCGAGGTGTCCGCCGCGGACATCGCCGACATCGTCTCGCGATCCACCGGGATCCCGGCCAGCCAGATGACTCAGGAGGAGAAGCAACGCCTGCGCCTTTTGGAATCGGAACTGCACCGTCGCGTCGTCGGACAGGACGAAGCAGTCAAGGCCATCGCTCGGGCGGTGCGTCGCAGCCGGACCGGCATGAACGACCCGGACCGTCCCGTCGGTAGCTTCCTGTTCCTCGGACCGACGGGTGTCGGTAAGACAGAGCTCGCAAAAGCCTTGGCTGCATCACTTTTCGGCGAGGAAAAGAAGATGCTTCGTCTCGACATGAGTGAGTTCGGCGAACGCCACACCGTCAGCCGGCTCGTCGGTGCACCTCCCGGATACGTCGGGTACGGCGAGGCGGGCCAGCTCACCGAGCAGGTTCGACGCAACCCGTACTCGGTGATCCTGCTCGACGAGATCGAGAAGGCTCACCCGGACGTCTTCGACACGCTTCTGCAGGTGCTCGACGACGGTCGCTTGACCGACGGTCAGGGCCGCACGGTCAACTTCCGCAACACCGTGGTGATCATGACGAGCAATCTCGGCTCCGACATCATCTCGAGCAAGTCCGGCGGCACCGGTTTCAACACCGGCGTACTGGACGAGAAGCCGATGCGTGACCGGGTGATGGGAAGGTTGAGGGAGAAGATGCGTCCTGAGTTCCTCAACCGCATCGACGAGATCGTGGTGTTCCGCAAACTCGACACCGAGCAGCTGCATCGCATCACGGATCTGATGCTCGCCGAGAGTCGGGAACGCCTGTCGGCCAAAGGTATCGAGATCACCTTCAGCGACTCGGCCGTGGACTGGCTGGCGCAGAACGGGCACCAGCCGGAGTTCGGCGCGCGGCCGTTGCGTCGATCGATTCAGCGCGCACTGGACGACAAAATCGCCGACCTGCTGCTCGACGACGTTCTCACCGAGGGCGGCAGCGTCTCGGTGGACGTCACGGACGACGAATTGGCGTTGAACGTCGCATAG
- a CDS encoding alpha/beta fold hydrolase encodes MATAASYISKQDQLEVSTYTWPTSVDPAVGVVQIAHGLAEHGSRYARFATALNDAGFHVVASDHRGHGATITETPGDFGSIGFAALWADIEQLGEQLLNDYPDLPLFLFAHSMGSFAAQHVLIERSDLYEGVVLSGSTTLDVLAAGMADAPAGDLSVFNSASEHRTGYEWLSRDESEVDAYVADELCGFDLPESTVPALFTEAYKLADPHKLGEIRSDLPLLITSGSDDPLAGGGQLVEQLGARYREAGLSDVTVKIYEGARHEILNETNRHEVTADIIGWVTSHLT; translated from the coding sequence GTGGCAACGGCAGCGTCGTACATCTCGAAGCAGGACCAACTCGAAGTCAGCACCTACACCTGGCCCACCTCGGTCGATCCGGCAGTAGGCGTCGTACAGATCGCTCACGGGCTTGCCGAGCACGGAAGCCGATACGCCCGGTTCGCGACAGCTCTGAACGACGCCGGCTTCCATGTGGTCGCATCCGATCACCGCGGTCACGGCGCGACGATCACCGAGACCCCCGGAGATTTCGGTTCGATCGGGTTCGCAGCCTTGTGGGCGGACATCGAGCAGCTCGGCGAACAGCTTCTGAACGACTACCCGGATCTCCCGTTGTTTCTGTTCGCCCACTCGATGGGCTCGTTTGCGGCGCAACATGTTCTGATCGAGCGTTCAGATCTGTACGAAGGTGTGGTGCTGTCCGGATCGACCACCCTCGATGTCCTCGCTGCCGGCATGGCCGACGCCCCCGCCGGTGACCTCAGTGTGTTCAACAGCGCGTCCGAACATCGCACCGGTTACGAATGGCTCTCGCGCGACGAATCCGAGGTCGACGCCTATGTCGCCGACGAGCTGTGCGGTTTCGATCTGCCGGAGTCGACGGTTCCTGCGCTGTTCACCGAAGCATACAAGCTGGCGGATCCGCACAAGCTCGGGGAGATTCGTTCGGACCTTCCGCTGCTGATCACCTCTGGATCCGACGACCCGCTGGCGGGCGGCGGTCAATTGGTCGAGCAGCTCGGTGCCCGGTACCGCGAAGCCGGACTCAGCGACGTGACGGTGAAGATCTACGAGGGCGCCCGCCACGAAATCCTCAACGAGACCAACCGACACGAAGTCACCGCCGATATCATCGGGTGGGTGACGAGCCACCTCACCTGA
- a CDS encoding cytochrome P450, giving the protein MSKLLAAPPADSNLDAVSGDGGLPLVGHTLEYIRDPLALFRSRWDKYGDVSWLTMAGQRWITVLGPDACQQVLQNKDKAFVNSDGWSLLIGPFFHGGLMLLDSDEHMRHRRIMQQAFTRGRLEKSVESLNPVVSSGLDEWAGKDGFTVYPALKSLTLDVATSIFMGGAEGSDDDEIALVNASFVACVQAATSIVRYRLPGTRWKRGLDGRKVLDEFFRRYLPARRATETDDLFSVLCHIESDTGQRFTDDEVVDHMIFLLMAAHDTSTITLSTMMQYLGQHPQWQDKCRAESVALGTEAPTLAQLDDLESIDLVMKECLRLVSPTPVVARRAVKDTEVQGKFVPAGTYASVAPHFTHHMSQYWPDPEKFDPERFSSERHEDKVHRYAWEPFGGGVHKCIGMFFAGAEIKTIMHHLLLRFDWSVDPDYVAPLNFTSLPFPEDGQPVNLRLR; this is encoded by the coding sequence ATGTCGAAGCTCTTGGCTGCTCCACCCGCCGATTCCAACCTCGACGCGGTGTCGGGGGATGGAGGTCTTCCCCTTGTCGGCCACACGCTCGAGTACATTCGCGACCCGCTGGCTCTGTTCAGAAGCCGCTGGGACAAATACGGCGACGTGTCCTGGCTGACCATGGCCGGGCAGCGTTGGATCACTGTCCTCGGACCCGACGCCTGCCAGCAAGTTCTGCAGAACAAGGACAAAGCGTTCGTCAACAGCGACGGATGGTCGTTGCTGATCGGGCCGTTCTTCCACGGCGGCCTGATGCTGCTCGACTCGGACGAGCACATGCGGCACCGCAGAATCATGCAGCAGGCGTTCACTCGGGGGCGTCTCGAGAAGTCGGTCGAATCGTTGAACCCCGTGGTGTCCAGCGGGCTCGACGAGTGGGCGGGGAAGGACGGCTTCACGGTCTATCCCGCGCTGAAATCACTCACCCTCGATGTAGCGACCAGCATCTTCATGGGCGGCGCCGAAGGAAGCGACGACGACGAGATCGCGCTGGTGAACGCCAGTTTCGTCGCGTGTGTACAGGCAGCGACCTCGATCGTTCGCTATCGACTTCCGGGAACCCGATGGAAGCGTGGGCTCGACGGCAGAAAAGTGCTCGACGAGTTCTTCCGGCGGTACCTACCGGCCAGACGCGCGACCGAGACCGACGACCTGTTTTCGGTGTTGTGCCACATCGAATCCGACACCGGTCAACGCTTCACGGACGACGAAGTCGTCGACCACATGATCTTCCTACTCATGGCAGCGCACGACACGTCGACCATCACACTGTCGACGATGATGCAGTATCTAGGGCAACATCCGCAGTGGCAGGACAAGTGCCGGGCCGAGTCGGTGGCACTGGGCACCGAGGCGCCGACGCTGGCGCAGCTCGACGATCTCGAAAGCATCGATCTGGTGATGAAGGAATGCCTGCGGCTCGTGTCGCCGACGCCCGTCGTCGCCCGGCGCGCGGTGAAAGACACCGAGGTGCAAGGGAAATTCGTCCCTGCAGGAACATATGCGTCAGTCGCTCCGCACTTCACGCACCACATGTCGCAGTACTGGCCGGACCCCGAGAAGTTCGACCCCGAGCGGTTCTCATCCGAGCGGCACGAAGACAAGGTGCACCGGTACGCCTGGGAGCCGTTCGGCGGCGGCGTCCACAAATGCATCGGAATGTTCTTCGCGGGTGCCGAGATCAAGACGATCATGCACCATCTGCTGTTGCGGTTCGACTGGAGCGTCGACCCTGATTACGTTGCGCCACTGAACTTCACGTCACTGCCCTTCCCGGAGGATGGGCAGCCCGTGAATCTCCGGCTCAGGTGA
- a CDS encoding SCO6745 family protein has translation MSSDTSNAIARTAYTAFEPFHITAYFNPLLKSAGEETGLDGHAWYAGSRAEPLGPTPASVVAAAFYNFNPALVERVWPQAVEAGLGKIAEVRWSILDRVLGDALGSLASEPKLVEVGNRLRDIGDTAVFAGRTLSAAWHASDRPDSPHLALWHSIAVIREWRGDGHLAALVDAQLDPTEAVVFHEAIHPDPKSRRVLGKRITQITRGWSDEEWDAAADRLIARGLVERQDKGEALTEHGVDLDAHIEARTDALAASIWRDVPDAEDIVLSVRPYSKAIIDAGILPGTKKK, from the coding sequence ATGAGCAGCGACACCTCCAACGCCATTGCCCGCACCGCGTACACGGCCTTCGAGCCGTTTCACATCACGGCCTACTTCAATCCCCTGCTGAAGTCGGCGGGTGAGGAGACCGGACTCGACGGCCACGCTTGGTATGCAGGGTCCCGCGCGGAACCGCTAGGCCCGACCCCGGCGAGTGTCGTGGCGGCAGCGTTCTACAACTTCAATCCCGCGCTGGTCGAGCGGGTGTGGCCACAGGCCGTTGAGGCCGGACTCGGCAAGATCGCGGAGGTGCGGTGGTCGATTCTCGATCGTGTTCTGGGAGACGCGCTCGGTTCTCTGGCCTCCGAGCCGAAGTTGGTCGAGGTAGGCAATCGGCTGCGAGACATCGGTGACACCGCCGTGTTCGCCGGTCGCACCTTGTCGGCAGCGTGGCACGCCTCGGACAGGCCGGACAGCCCGCACCTTGCCTTGTGGCACTCGATTGCAGTCATCCGCGAGTGGCGAGGCGACGGCCACCTCGCCGCCTTGGTCGACGCCCAACTCGACCCGACAGAGGCCGTCGTCTTCCACGAGGCGATCCACCCCGACCCGAAGTCGCGCCGCGTCCTCGGCAAACGAATCACGCAGATCACCAGGGGATGGTCGGACGAAGAATGGGACGCAGCGGCCGATCGACTGATCGCGCGCGGGCTCGTCGAACGCCAGGACAAGGGTGAGGCACTCACCGAGCACGGCGTCGACCTCGACGCCCACATCGAAGCACGCACCGACGCGTTGGCGGCGTCCATCTGGCGCGATGTGCCCGACGCAGAGGACATCGTGCTCAGCGTCCGCCCCTATTCGAAGGCGATCATCGACGCCGGGATCCTGCCCGGCACGAAAAAGAAGTAG
- a CDS encoding antibiotic biosynthesis monooxygenase family protein translates to MILEHALLHVASERTDEFEAAFAAAKSIISAMPGFVNLRLSRGIERQAVYLLLVEWDTLEAHTEGFRGSSEYLEWKALLHHFYDPFPVVEHFAPILVA, encoded by the coding sequence ATGATCCTCGAACACGCGTTGTTGCACGTCGCATCTGAGAGAACCGACGAGTTCGAAGCCGCGTTCGCAGCGGCGAAGTCCATCATCTCGGCTATGCCAGGATTCGTGAACCTGCGGCTCTCACGCGGAATCGAGCGTCAGGCGGTGTATCTCCTACTCGTCGAGTGGGACACACTGGAAGCGCATACCGAGGGCTTCCGCGGGTCGAGCGAATACTTGGAGTGGAAAGCACTGCTGCATCACTTCTACGACCCGTTCCCAGTCGTCGAACATTTCGCTCCCATCCTGGTGGCCTGA
- a CDS encoding TIGR03619 family F420-dependent LLM class oxidoreductase codes for MKYGLNLPNFGPDIDPDGILAWARTAEDVGFDAILLSDHVVLTDDAHGRSPAPFYECLATLSWLAASTTTIRLGSGVLIGSHRHPAHLAHATATIDRLSGGRLIVGVGVGWARQAFDILGVPFQRRGALTDDALETLLAAWTSDTLHMPGSDGAARLVHNGPRPVQDPHPPVWIGGNGRAALDRTNRFGTAWHPLHPSRELSVSGTRYLSAGKQFVPRMYFLPVDTQVTSPNRPLGYGTIDQIRSDVDFLTELGVEEIVLDTDPGDPRLRRSTEHDLELAELAAKTFGM; via the coding sequence ATGAAGTACGGATTGAACCTCCCCAACTTCGGCCCCGACATCGATCCCGACGGCATCCTCGCGTGGGCGCGCACCGCCGAGGACGTCGGATTCGACGCAATCCTGCTGTCCGATCACGTCGTGTTGACCGACGACGCACACGGCCGCTCGCCCGCTCCGTTCTACGAATGCCTCGCGACGCTGTCGTGGCTTGCCGCATCGACGACGACAATTCGGCTCGGCAGCGGGGTCCTGATCGGGAGCCACCGCCATCCTGCACATCTGGCCCACGCCACGGCAACAATCGACAGACTGAGCGGAGGACGCTTGATCGTCGGCGTCGGCGTCGGTTGGGCGAGACAAGCATTCGACATTCTCGGGGTCCCTTTTCAGCGGCGCGGCGCGCTGACGGATGACGCGCTGGAGACTCTCCTGGCTGCGTGGACGTCCGATACTCTGCACATGCCCGGATCCGATGGCGCCGCACGCCTGGTGCACAACGGTCCACGTCCCGTTCAGGACCCTCACCCTCCGGTGTGGATCGGCGGCAACGGACGCGCCGCACTCGACCGCACGAACCGATTCGGCACTGCATGGCATCCCCTGCACCCGTCACGAGAACTGTCCGTTTCTGGAACCAGGTACCTGAGTGCTGGAAAGCAGTTCGTCCCGCGGATGTACTTCTTGCCGGTGGACACGCAGGTCACGTCACCGAACCGCCCCCTTGGCTACGGAACCATCGACCAGATCCGTTCCGACGTGGACTTTCTCACCGAACTCGGAGTCGAAGAGATAGTGCTCGACACCGACCCCGGCGATCCGCGTCTGCGGCGATCGACGGAGCACGACCTAGAACTGGCGGAGCTAGCCGCGAAGACGTTCGGGATGTGA
- a CDS encoding DUF3253 domain-containing protein — MTASDKQLEDKIRELLDARSRDSTICPSDVARAMSETEWRDLMEPVRKAARRLVDAGEVEITQKGSVVDPSTAKGPIRIRWTR, encoded by the coding sequence GTGACCGCGTCGGACAAGCAGCTCGAGGACAAGATTCGCGAGCTACTCGACGCCCGCTCCAGAGATTCCACCATCTGCCCGTCGGACGTTGCCCGCGCGATGTCCGAGACCGAGTGGCGAGATCTGATGGAGCCGGTACGAAAAGCCGCACGACGTTTGGTCGACGCCGGGGAAGTGGAGATCACGCAGAAAGGTTCGGTCGTGGATCCGTCGACTGCGAAGGGACCGATCCGGATCCGCTGGACGCGCTAG
- a CDS encoding TetR/AcrR family transcriptional regulator gives MTPTTRRYAGMSADDRAADRRARLLEAGLDVFSTTGAAGATMTAICAQAKLTERYFYESFTSRDDLLRSVVDAVSEEIKSAALAALHSPADTVEQQVRQAIAAFVSVLTEDRRKGRVAMIESLAVDSLRTHRRESMRDFAHLVAEQARDLYGDRAWPQQQSEINGLLFIGGLAELVIAWLNDEIDVTPEQIVDAATHQFVSTGHR, from the coding sequence ATGACTCCCACGACGCGTCGCTACGCGGGCATGAGCGCCGACGACCGCGCGGCCGACCGTCGCGCGCGATTGCTCGAAGCCGGATTGGACGTCTTCTCGACCACCGGGGCGGCTGGCGCGACCATGACCGCGATCTGCGCACAGGCGAAGCTGACCGAGCGCTACTTCTACGAAAGCTTCACCAGCAGAGACGATCTACTGAGGAGCGTGGTCGACGCCGTGTCGGAGGAGATCAAGTCCGCAGCCCTCGCCGCCCTACACTCCCCCGCGGACACCGTCGAGCAGCAGGTTCGACAGGCCATCGCAGCCTTCGTCTCGGTCCTCACCGAAGATCGGCGCAAAGGTCGTGTCGCAATGATCGAATCGTTGGCGGTCGATTCACTGCGCACGCATCGCCGAGAGTCCATGCGAGACTTCGCGCACCTCGTCGCCGAGCAGGCTCGTGATCTGTACGGCGATCGGGCATGGCCGCAGCAACAGTCGGAGATCAACGGCCTGCTGTTCATCGGCGGCCTCGCCGAACTGGTCATCGCCTGGTTGAACGACGAGATCGACGTGACGCCTGAGCAGATCGTCGACGCAGCGACGCACCAATTCGTCTCCACCGGCCACCGCTGA
- a CDS encoding DUF2231 domain-containing protein, protein MNSLEDASFLDKESDAINGVLKPALDNSLVGGLLRGSFVGHPIHPALVNVTVGAWTSAVVLDMAGSESKAAQRLIGLGLLSAPATIATGWGDWSTRGTRARRVGIIHAGANATGVFLFLGSFLRRRNRTDGVAKGLALAGLTAAGLGGVIGGHLAYSVTEEPSEQSGIPATSA, encoded by the coding sequence ATGAACAGTCTCGAAGACGCGTCGTTCCTCGACAAGGAAAGCGACGCTATCAACGGTGTCCTCAAACCCGCGCTGGACAACTCGCTGGTCGGAGGATTGTTGCGTGGGTCTTTCGTCGGCCACCCAATTCATCCAGCCCTGGTCAACGTGACGGTCGGTGCGTGGACGAGTGCGGTTGTCCTCGATATGGCCGGGTCGGAGTCGAAAGCCGCCCAGCGGTTGATCGGCCTCGGACTACTCTCGGCGCCCGCCACCATCGCCACCGGATGGGGCGACTGGTCCACCCGCGGCACGCGCGCACGCCGTGTCGGCATCATTCACGCAGGTGCGAACGCTACAGGTGTATTTCTGTTTCTCGGCTCGTTCCTGCGCCGACGGAACCGAACCGATGGTGTCGCGAAAGGCCTCGCGCTGGCCGGCCTCACGGCGGCCGGCCTGGGCGGTGTCATCGGCGGGCACCTCGCCTACAGCGTCACCGAAGAGCCGTCCGAGCAGTCTGGGATCCCGGCAACGTCGGCGTGA